One stretch of Juglans microcarpa x Juglans regia isolate MS1-56 chromosome 3D, Jm3101_v1.0, whole genome shotgun sequence DNA includes these proteins:
- the LOC121255015 gene encoding uncharacterized protein LOC121255015 — MEPMKFVCLLLVLISSTTAWLSLAHPSRVSKDTKAAGKEAANASVSSAKGLLEDESWPVSTAFTNKKIIKGRRMQAMGNNIVKQDRKKEHAGAVAGRRTTSNISSSNQVGGKYEGHEEGYENGGSTSSSSSVEHEQNVYRSSEQIDDEAAGFVAFNADYHEPRHHPPKNN, encoded by the exons ATGGAGCCTATGAAGTTTGTATGCCTTTTGCTAGTACTTATTAGCAGTACTACTGCATGGCTCTCCTTGGCACATCCATCCCGAG TTTCAAAAGATACAAAAGCCGCGGGTAAAGAAGCTGCCAATGCTAGTGTTTCAAGTGCAAAG GGTCTTCTGGAAGATGAAAGCTGGCCTGTAAGTACCGCTTTTACAAACAAGAAGATCATAAAGGGAAGGAGAATGCAGGCGATGGGCAATAATATCGTGAAGCAAGATCGGAAGAAAGAGCATGCAGGTGCAGTTGCAGGCCGGAGGACGACGTCAAATATCTCAAGCTCAAACCAAGTTGGTGGAAAGTACGAAGGTCATGAAGAAGGTTATGAGAATGGCGGCTCaactagtagtagtagtagtgtaGAACATGAGCAAAACGTTTATCGTTCTTCTGAACAGATTGATGATGAGGCAGCTGGTTTTGTAGCTTTCAATGCTGACTACCATGAACCAAGACACCACCCACCTAAGAATAACTGA
- the LOC121254044 gene encoding alpha/beta hydrolase domain-containing protein 17B-like: protein MGSATSSMAAKFAFFPPDPPSYSIYVDVSTGKMRMSDVVHQREDVDVLKLSTKRGNEIVAMYVKNPSASMTVLYSHGNAADLGQMYHIFTELSLHLGVNLMGYDYSGYGQSSGKASEQDTYADVEAAYKCLEETYGVKEEDIILYGQSVGSGPTLELAIHLPRLRAVILHSPILSGLRVMYPVKRTFWFDIYKNIDKIPLVNCPVLVIHGTEDEVVDFSHGKQLWELCKEKYEPLWLKGGNHCNLELYPEYLKHLRKFITAVEKLPRLQFESGEISEQSENSSSATEQKSRASTDYREKSRPSIGQREKSRLSTDNREKSRTSTDKREKSRRSMDRSGKARNSTDQSERARNSFDRLGDMVRSVGLCNVDCLKQTALEA from the exons ATGGGATCTGCGACATCTTCGATGGCTGCAAAATTCGCATTCTTTCCACCGGACCCGCCATCTTATAGCATTTATGTCGATGTGTCCACTGGGAAAATGAGGATGTCCGATGTTGTTCATCAGAGGGAGGACGTGGATGTGTTGAAGTTGAGCACCAAGAGAGGGAATGAGATCGTTGCTATGTACGTAAAGAACCCGTCTGCATCTATGACTGTACTTTACTCTCATGGCAATGCTGCTGATCTTGGCCAGATGTATCACATTTTCACCGAGCTTAGCCTTCACCTTGGCGTTAATCTGATGGG GTACGACTATTCTGGATATGGACAGTCGTCTGGAAAG GCAAGTGAGCAGGACACATATGCGGACGTAGAGGCTGCTTATAAATGCCTTGAAGAGACCTATGGAGTGAAGGAGGAAGACATAATATTGTATGGCCAATCGGTTGGAAGTGGACCAACTCTGGAACTGGCTATCCATTTGCCTCGATTGAGAGCTGTGATTCTTCACAGTCCCATCCTGTCTGGCCTGCGTGTCATGTACCCAGTTAAGCGAACATTCTGGTTTGACATATACAAG AACATTGATAAGATTCCACTAGTCAATTGCCCCGTTCTCGTAATTCAT GGAACTGAAGATGAAGTTGTGGATTTCTCTCATGGTAAGCAGCTCTGGGAGCTTTGCAAAGAGAAGTATGAACCTTTGTGGCTTAAAGGAGGAAACCACTGCAACTTAGAACTCTATCCAGAGTACTTAAAGCATCTCAGGAAGTTCATAACAGCGGTGGAGAAATTACCTCGTCTCCAATTCGAGTCTGGAGAAATTTCAGAACAATCAGAGAACTCATCGAGTGCCACGGAACAGAAGTCCAGAGCAAGCACAGACTATAGAGAGAAGTCTAGGCCTAGTATTGGGCAGAGAGAAAAATCAAGGCTGAGCACAGACAATAGGGAAAAATCAAGAACCAGCACAGACAAGAGGGAGAAGTCAAGAAGAAGCATGGATCGGTCTGGAAAGGCGAGGAACAGCACGGATCAATCGGAGAGAGCAAGGAATAGTTTCGACCG CTTGGGAGACATGGTGAGATCAGTTGGATTATGCAATGTTGATTGTTTGAAGCAGACAGCTTTGGAGGCCTGA